The Streptomyces pactum genome contains a region encoding:
- a CDS encoding DUF885 domain-containing protein: protein MSETKSPLPREVADAYVDELIALDPVTGTFLGVPASSSRLPDFSPAGQEALAELARTTLGQLDEAERRPGGDSDVERRCARLLRERLTAGLAVHEAEEGLRSVGNMGTVAHSVREVFTVTPTLTDDDWARIAERLRAVPAAFGGYRESLSLGLERKLYASPRPTATFVEQLGEWADTGEGRGWFEDFASAGPEALRAELDEAARVATTAVVELRDWMRDVYAPAIEGAPDTVGRERYARWSRYYNGTDLDLDEAYAYGWAEYHRLLAEMKQEAEKILPGAETPWVALAHLDEHGKHIEGVDEVRDWLQGLMNQAIEALDGTHFELAERVRRVESRIAPPGSAAAPYYTPPSEDFSRPGRTWLPTMGLTRFPVYDLVSTWYHEGVPGHHLQLAQWAHVAADLSRYQASVGMVSANAEGWALYAERLMDELGFLTDAEQRLGYLDAQMMRAARVIVDIGMHLELEIPAGSPFRPGERWTPELAQEFFGAHSSRPADFVESELTRYLTIPGQAIGYKLGERAWLLGRENARKRHGDAFDPKAWHMAALSQGSLGLDDLVDELSRL from the coding sequence ATGTCAGAGACCAAGAGCCCGCTGCCCCGCGAGGTCGCCGACGCCTACGTCGACGAGCTCATCGCCCTCGACCCGGTCACCGGTACGTTCCTCGGCGTGCCGGCGAGTTCCAGCCGCCTGCCCGACTTCTCGCCCGCGGGGCAGGAGGCCCTCGCGGAGCTGGCGCGGACCACGCTCGGCCAACTGGACGAGGCGGAGCGCCGGCCCGGTGGGGACAGTGACGTGGAGCGGCGCTGCGCCCGGCTGCTGCGCGAGCGCCTCACCGCCGGACTCGCGGTGCACGAGGCGGAGGAGGGCCTGCGCTCGGTCGGCAACATGGGCACCGTCGCCCATTCGGTGCGCGAGGTCTTCACCGTGACGCCGACCCTGACGGACGACGACTGGGCGCGGATCGCCGAGCGGCTCCGCGCGGTGCCGGCGGCGTTCGGGGGCTACCGCGAATCCCTGTCCCTGGGTCTGGAACGCAAGCTGTACGCGTCCCCGCGCCCGACCGCCACCTTCGTCGAGCAGCTCGGCGAGTGGGCGGACACGGGCGAGGGCCGCGGCTGGTTCGAGGACTTCGCGTCGGCCGGCCCCGAGGCGCTGCGTGCGGAGCTGGACGAGGCGGCCCGGGTCGCGACCACGGCCGTCGTGGAGCTGCGGGACTGGATGCGCGACGTGTACGCCCCGGCGATCGAGGGCGCCCCGGACACGGTGGGCCGCGAACGCTACGCCCGCTGGTCGCGCTACTACAACGGCACGGACCTGGACCTGGACGAGGCGTACGCGTACGGCTGGGCCGAGTACCACCGGCTGCTGGCCGAGATGAAGCAGGAGGCGGAGAAGATCCTGCCAGGGGCGGAAACGCCGTGGGTGGCGCTGGCGCACCTGGACGAGCACGGCAAGCACATCGAGGGCGTCGACGAGGTCCGCGACTGGTTGCAGGGCCTGATGAACCAGGCGATCGAGGCGCTGGACGGCACCCACTTCGAACTCGCCGAGCGGGTGCGGAGGGTGGAGTCGCGGATCGCCCCGCCCGGCAGCGCGGCGGCGCCGTACTACACGCCCCCCTCGGAGGACTTCTCGCGGCCGGGCCGCACCTGGCTGCCGACGATGGGTCTCACCCGTTTCCCGGTCTACGACCTGGTCTCCACCTGGTACCACGAGGGTGTGCCGGGCCATCACCTCCAGCTCGCCCAGTGGGCGCACGTGGCGGCGGACCTGTCCCGCTATCAGGCCTCGGTCGGCATGGTCAGCGCCAACGCCGAGGGCTGGGCGCTGTACGCGGAGCGGCTGATGGACGAGCTGGGCTTCCTCACGGACGCGGAGCAGCGGCTCGGCTACCTGGACGCGCAGATGATGCGGGCCGCCCGGGTCATCGTGGACATCGGCATGCACCTGGAGCTGGAGATCCCGGCCGGCTCCCCGTTCCGCCCCGGTGAGCGCTGGACGCCGGAGCTGGCCCAGGAGTTCTTCGGTGCGCACAGCAGCCGTCCGGCGGACTTCGTGGAGAGCGAGCTGACCCGGTACCTGACGATCCCCGGCCAGGCGATCGGCTACAAGCTCGGTGAGCGGGCGTGGCTGCTGGGCCGGGAGAACGCCCGTAAGCGGCACGGTGACGCCTTCGACCCGAAGGCCTGGCACATGGCGGCCCTCTCCCAGGGCTCGCTGGGCCTGGACGACCTGGTGGACGAGCTGTCCCGGCTCTGA
- a CDS encoding Lrp/AsnC family transcriptional regulator codes for MAENVVLDPVDLHLLRLLQNDARTTYRDLAAQVGVAPSTCLDRVTRLRRAGVILGHRLELDPAKLGRGLQALLSVQVRPHRRELVGPFVERIRALPESRTVFHLTGPDDYLVHVAVADMTDLQRLVLDGFTSRPEVARVETRLIFQQWECGPLLPPAAPAATP; via the coding sequence ATGGCCGAAAATGTCGTACTGGATCCGGTGGATCTTCATCTGCTGCGACTGCTGCAGAACGACGCCCGGACCACCTACCGCGATCTCGCAGCCCAGGTCGGGGTCGCCCCGTCGACCTGCCTGGACCGGGTGACCCGGCTCCGGCGTGCCGGGGTGATCCTCGGCCATCGGCTCGAACTGGACCCGGCCAAGCTGGGGCGCGGGCTCCAGGCGCTGCTGTCCGTGCAGGTGCGCCCGCACCGGCGGGAACTGGTCGGTCCGTTCGTGGAGCGGATCCGGGCGCTTCCGGAGTCGCGCACCGTCTTCCATCTCACCGGCCCGGACGACTACCTCGTCCATGTCGCGGTCGCGGACATGACGGATCTGCAGCGGCTGGTCCTGGACGGGTTCACCTCCCGGCCGGAAGTGGCCCGCGTCGAGACGCGGCTGATCTTCCAGCAGTGGGAGTGCGGGCCCCTGCTGCCGCCCGCCGCGCCTGCTGCCACGCCCTGA
- a CDS encoding trans-sulfuration enzyme family protein, which yields MDSARTHTSPFDDVRITAFSGAPTGRALATEAVHAGRDDLAAQGLHAPPIDLSTTYPSYDSRGEAARIDAFATTGADPEGPPVYGRLGNPTVARFETALARLEGTEAAVAFASGMAALSAVLLVRGSMGLRHVVAVRPLYGCSDHLLTAGLLGSEVTWTDPAGIADALRPDTGLVLVESPANPTLAEVDLRAVAHACGSVPLLVDNTFATPVLQRPAEHGARLVLHSATKYLGGHGDVLAGVVACDEELAGRLRQVRFATGGVLHPLAGYLLLRGLSTLPVRVRAASANAAALVQRLAGDPRVARVHYPRIGGAMVSFEVHGDPHEVIGRVRLITPAVSLGSVDTLIQHPASISHRIVDADDRRDAGVGDRLLRLSVGLEDVEDLWADLDQAMGERVTEAVPPREALSRADRPSHVG from the coding sequence ATGGACTCTGCGCGCACGCACACGTCACCATTCGACGACGTACGCATCACCGCGTTCTCGGGCGCCCCCACGGGCAGGGCACTGGCCACCGAGGCCGTGCACGCCGGCCGCGACGATCTCGCCGCCCAGGGGCTGCACGCACCGCCCATCGACCTGTCGACGACCTACCCGTCGTACGACAGTCGCGGCGAGGCCGCCCGCATCGACGCGTTCGCCACCACCGGCGCCGACCCGGAGGGGCCGCCGGTCTACGGCCGGCTCGGCAACCCCACCGTCGCCCGCTTCGAGACGGCGCTGGCCAGGCTGGAGGGCACCGAGGCCGCGGTCGCCTTCGCCAGCGGCATGGCCGCGCTGAGCGCCGTCCTGCTGGTCCGCGGGTCGATGGGCCTGCGGCACGTCGTCGCCGTACGGCCCCTGTACGGCTGCAGCGACCACCTGCTGACCGCCGGCCTGCTCGGGTCGGAGGTCACCTGGACCGACCCGGCGGGCATCGCGGACGCGCTGCGCCCGGACACCGGCCTGGTCCTCGTGGAGTCGCCGGCCAATCCCACGCTGGCCGAGGTGGACCTGCGGGCCGTCGCCCACGCCTGCGGATCGGTGCCGCTGCTGGTGGACAACACCTTCGCCACACCCGTGCTCCAGCGCCCGGCCGAACACGGCGCGCGCCTGGTGCTGCACAGCGCCACCAAGTACCTCGGCGGGCACGGCGACGTGCTGGCCGGCGTGGTGGCCTGCGACGAGGAGCTCGCGGGACGGCTGCGGCAGGTCCGCTTCGCCACCGGTGGCGTACTGCACCCGCTGGCCGGTTACCTCCTGCTGCGCGGGCTGTCGACCCTGCCCGTGCGGGTGCGGGCCGCCTCCGCGAACGCCGCCGCTCTCGTCCAGCGCCTCGCCGGCGACCCGCGCGTGGCCCGCGTCCACTATCCGCGCATCGGCGGCGCGATGGTCTCCTTCGAGGTCCACGGCGATCCGCACGAGGTCATCGGCCGCGTCCGCCTGATCACCCCGGCGGTGAGCCTCGGCAGCGTCGACACGCTCATCCAGCACCCGGCGTCCATCAGCCACCGCATCGTCGACGCCGACGACCGCCGGGACGCCGGGGTCGGCGACCGGCTCCTGCGGCTGTCCGTCGGCCTGGAGGACGTCGAGGACCTGTGGGCCGACCTGGACCAGGCGATGGGGGAGCGGGTGACCGAGGCGGTACCGCCGCGGGAGGCGCTGTCGCGGGCCGACCGTCCGTCACACGTCGGCTGA
- a CDS encoding GNAT family N-acetyltransferase, which translates to MSDVTGAVTHLVEQGSAVPSMLLASVAALVGTAGFHTWWSRRHGHAPPAEDTGARPPAPGRPAGPSDRADGATPEAGARAGDSGLWRMRTTVRDTPGSLAVLCAALADRRVDILSLQTHPLADGTVDEFLLRTPGELTGSELADVVSAAGGAYTWTERADAHDLVDAPTRVLGLAARTALDAAELPLALRQLLGRCTIRSLPAAAGGRAAEDVPPEGALEGTVLRLPAPEGGVISVERPYLPFTPAEFARARALVGLDARLGPRVPRGRDALTLPEGRDITVRRADTRDVPAAKAMHERCSARTLGMRYHGPVGDADRYLNHLLSPRYGRTLAVQTASGRIVGLGHLLWDGDETEVALLVEDAWQRRGVGGELLGRLVAMAAETGCESVYAVTQASNTGMVAAMRGLGLPLDYQIEEGTLVVTARLDPAARAAVRLPHGEPIGKE; encoded by the coding sequence ATGTCTGATGTGACGGGCGCCGTGACACACCTCGTGGAGCAAGGCTCCGCAGTACCCTCCATGCTGCTGGCCTCGGTGGCAGCCCTGGTCGGCACGGCGGGCTTCCACACCTGGTGGTCACGCCGCCACGGACACGCCCCGCCGGCGGAGGATACCGGCGCCCGGCCCCCGGCCCCCGGCCGGCCGGCCGGGCCGTCCGACCGCGCCGACGGGGCGACGCCGGAAGCCGGGGCGAGGGCCGGGGACAGCGGGCTGTGGCGGATGCGGACGACCGTGCGGGACACACCGGGGTCGCTGGCCGTGCTGTGCGCGGCCCTCGCCGACCGGCGGGTCGACATCCTGAGCCTGCAGACGCACCCGCTGGCCGACGGCACGGTGGACGAGTTCCTGCTCCGCACTCCGGGTGAGCTGACGGGCTCCGAGCTGGCCGATGTGGTGTCGGCGGCGGGCGGTGCGTACACCTGGACCGAGCGGGCGGACGCCCACGACCTGGTGGACGCGCCGACTCGGGTGCTGGGGCTGGCCGCCCGTACGGCACTGGACGCGGCGGAACTCCCGCTGGCCCTGCGGCAACTGCTGGGCCGGTGCACCATCCGGTCGCTGCCCGCGGCCGCCGGGGGGCGCGCGGCGGAGGACGTGCCGCCGGAAGGCGCGCTGGAGGGCACCGTGCTGCGGCTGCCCGCGCCCGAGGGCGGGGTGATCAGCGTGGAGCGGCCGTATCTGCCGTTCACCCCGGCCGAGTTCGCCCGGGCGCGGGCGCTGGTCGGGCTGGACGCCCGGCTCGGCCCGCGCGTCCCCCGCGGCCGGGACGCGCTGACGCTGCCCGAGGGGCGCGACATCACGGTCCGTCGGGCCGACACGCGTGACGTGCCGGCGGCGAAGGCGATGCACGAGCGGTGCTCGGCGCGGACGCTCGGGATGCGGTACCACGGCCCGGTCGGCGACGCCGACCGGTATCTCAACCACCTCCTGAGCCCGCGCTACGGACGCACCCTCGCCGTGCAGACCGCCTCGGGGCGGATCGTCGGGCTTGGACACCTGCTGTGGGACGGGGACGAGACGGAGGTCGCGCTGCTCGTCGAGGACGCGTGGCAGCGGCGGGGTGTCGGCGGCGAACTCCTCGGCCGGCTGGTGGCGATGGCGGCGGAGACGGGCTGCGAGAGCGTGTACGCGGTGACGCAGGCGTCCAACACCGGCATGGTCGCCGCGATGCGCGGCCTGGGCCTCCCCCTCGACTACCAGATCGAGGAGGGGACCCTGGTCGTCACCGCCCGCCTGGACCCGGCGGCACGTGCGGCGGTGCGGCTCCCGCACGGGGAGCCGATCGGCAAGGAGTGA